CATCACCATTGCTGTAGATTGTTCCTTAAATTTGAATTGATATGAAGAATTTGTCGTGTTGCACAATGAAGCATTTTCATTATAGAATCGCCAATGAAGAAAATATTGCTATAAAATTGTTATTTTCTACACAATCAAACATCTGCCAATGACAAAAGTGTTGCTCAAAGTTGATGCCTCCGCCAACAATTAACAATCGAAGTTTTAATGCTTGAAATCAGCCATCAATATCAAAGAATCCAGCATCTGCAGCCTTGTGATTCTTGCGGGCCTTCAAACCACCGATCCCATAATGGATTTAGAGGGCCATTTGTTCTGTCAGACCACAATAACAGGCACTTAGAAATGTCGAAAGTCAAATGGATAATCGCTTGAAAATTGATGCAGAAAAAACAAATCACAAAAGCGCATTTACACTGGCAGTAGTGGGTCTGGTCTAGTATCCACGTTACTTAGCATTCTGATGCACACAAAACAAAATTTAGCTCACAAATAAAAATGTACTCTTATATAACAAATGGCATCAATTGAAAACCCGATTATTGGATATTAAGCATATGAGCATTCTGcgtatcatttttatttttattttttcatgaacTTACTCCTTGCATACTGCTGTGGCATTTTCCATCTTATCAAGCTGCTCCAACTCTTCCTGTGCATGCATCATTGGAAAAATGAAAGCCAGTCAGTAGTCTTAATCATGTATTTCTAGCACTCAAGGCAGGATATCAGGTACTAGGTGACAAAGCATTTACTGATTTGTACTCGTGTTGAATGACATACCCTAAAAAGAAAATGTGGTAGTTCATTTGCAAGCACTGAGAATTCTTCAAATATGAAGTAGTTCATTAGAAAGCACCAAGAATTTTTCAAATACTAGACGTGCCTTGTTGTATAAAGTGGGCAATAGTTCATAATGTAAAGTGAAAATATCTTCCATTTGCTCATGATAGAAGCATGAAAAG
The Hevea brasiliensis isolate MT/VB/25A 57/8 chromosome 15, ASM3005281v1, whole genome shotgun sequence genome window above contains:
- the LOC110636197 gene encoding guanine nucleotide-binding protein subunit gamma 2 codes for the protein MQSDRSDSSGPITQRVNSLPSDSDTRGKHRIQAELKRLEQEARLLEEELEQLDKMENATAVCKEMLSNVDTRPDPLLPVTNGPLNPLWDRWFEGPQESQGCRCWIL